The Gossypium hirsutum isolate 1008001.06 unplaced genomic scaffold, Gossypium_hirsutum_v2.1 scaffold_637, whole genome shotgun sequence genome segment CTGCCTTTCCAGCGCCTGGTGCGTGAAATCGCTCAAGACTTCAAAACGGATCTTCGGTTCCAGAGCTCGGCCGTGATGGCTCTCCAGGAAGCAAGTGAAGCATACCTCGTCGGCCTTTTCGAGGACACCAACTTGTGCGCCATCCACGCCAAGAGAGTCACCATTATGCCAAAGGACATCCAGCTTGCTCGAAGAATCCGAGGCGAACGTGCTTAGATCCCGCTACCAAAGCAAACAAAAACAACGGCCCTTTTCAGGGCCACCCCCAATTTTCCtcgaaagaaaaaaatgctcGTTGTGTAACACATTTCAAATCAGataaactctctctctctctctctcctctctctctctctctctcctctctctctctctctctctctctctcctctctctctctccttctctctctctctctcgtccTCTCTCTGCCGTCTTGGTCAGGAGTCCACCAGTTCCCGCCAGTCAGTCGCTACCTCGATCTATAAATCTGGGTAAgatatttataaaaacaaaacaagacaCAAGACAAAACAAGACACAAGACACAAGACAAAACAATAAACAagagaaaaaacaaaacaataaacaAGACAAAACAAGACAAGACAAAACAAAAGAGCGCGCGAAGTAATGAAAATGAAGTAATAAAGTAATTATTGACATTCAATGCCATTCATATTTCTTCTGTGTGTGCAGATTTGAGCGAATATGAAGGAATGAAGGAATGGGTGAGTGAAGAAATTAATTTGAAGCAGGAAGGGTGGAGATTTTGGTAGTAGAGGTAATAACAACAGTGATATTTGGGTGATGATAAAGGGCCGTTATCGATCGACACACTTCCCAATGGGTGAACTGGTGACTGCTCTCTACGAAGTCCGCGCTCGTGTCGTATGTTTTTCACGGTTCGCAAACGGCTCATTCTCCTCGTGACCGTGGAAGAAGAACGACGTCGGTACTCTCGACTGAAACCACTTTCGATTACGAAAATGACAGACGTAGCAGCTCCAGCTCCCGTAACTAAGTCGCCGAAAAAGAAGGCGGCCAGCAAGCCGAAGACTGCCGCTGCTCATCCAAAGTACGTGGACATGATCCGTGCTGCCATCGGCAGCTTGAAAGAGAGAGGTGGCTCTTCGCGACAAGCCATTCTCAAGTACATAATGGCGAACTACAAAGTGGGCGCAGACTCGACTATGGCCAACTCCCGGGTCAAGACAGCGCTGAAAAACGGTGTCAAGTCCGGAGTCATCAAGCAGTCCAAGGGCACCGGTGCTGCCGGTTCCTTTAAGCTGGGCGACGTAAAAACCGAAAAGCCAAAAGCTAAGAAAGCAGCAGCCAAAAAATCGCCAGCCAAGAAAACAGCATCAGCAGCCAAGAAGCCGAAAGCTGCCAAGAAGTCACCAGCTGCAAAGAAGGCGACCACTCCGAAGAAGACCAAGGCAAGCGGGACTAAAAAGACGGCAGCTGTCAAAGCCAAAAAGGCGAAATCTCCAAAGAAGGTGAAAACGCCTAAAAAGGTTAAGACCGCCAAGCCTGCTAAGAAAACCGCTCCAAAAAAGAAAACCGCCGCCAAGCCAAAAAAAGCGTAAGCGTTGGCTGCTTCCTCCAGGCGCTCTCACTCAGAGCAACCAAAACAAAACGGCCCTTTTCAGGGCCACTAAACCGCTCCAAGAAAGACTAGTATCGTCGAATACAGATTCCTACTTCTTGAATACAGATTTACTTCCTTTTCACTTCAGCAGCATAGTTTTAACATAGTGAAAGTCGCTCGATTTCATTAACTCAACTCTAATTAAATGTAAAAACTAGTTTTTACTTGAATGGGGATGTAGTGATAGTGTTTCAGTCCTTCGTTTTCATTAATTCAACTATGTAAAAAAAATGGTAGTTTTTACTTGAATGGGGGTAGGGATGTAGTGGTAGTGTCGTTGTAGTTATAGAGCACGCGTAGTTATACTTGAATGGGGATGTAGTGATAGTGTTTCAGTCATTCGTTTTCATTAATCCAACTATGTAAAAAAATAGTAGTTTTTACTTGAATGGGGGTAGGGATGTAGTGGTAGTGTCGTTGTAGTTATAGAGTCGTTGTAGTTATAGAGCACGCGTGGCTTCGTGTGTATTAGTGTAATGTAAAGAGGACAAATTGTGTACtttcgattttttttatcttcCTGAAGAATTTTAGTGGCCCTGAAAAGGGCCGTTTGTTTTTTTAAGTTAGACATTTTGACAGCTTAACCTCCGAATCCGTACAGGGTTCGCCCTTGCCTCTTCAGAGCGTAGACTACATCCATGGCAGTGACGGTTTTCCTTTTGGCGTGCTCTGTGTAGGTGACTGCATCACGGATGACGTTTTCCAAAAACACCTTGAGTACACCGCGCGTCTCTTCGTAGATCAGACCAGAGATACGTTTTACTCCACCTCTTCGGGCAAGTCTTCGAATGGCGGGCTTGGTGATACCCTGGATGTTATCACGAAGGACTTTCCTGTGACGTTTGGCTCCTCCTTTTCCCAA includes the following:
- the LOC121226919 gene encoding histone H4, encoding MSGRGKGGKGLGKGGAKRHRKVLRDNIQGITKPAIRRLARRGGVKRISGLIYEETRGVLKVFLENVIRDAVTYTEHAKRKTVTAMDVVYALKRQGRTLYGFGG